One stretch of Humidesulfovibrio mexicanus DNA includes these proteins:
- a CDS encoding flagellar motor protein MotB produces MAENKPIIVKKVKKGHGGAHGGAWKVAYADFMTAMMAFFLLMWLLSMVVPEKRAGVEQYFKEFSLFDKQSSLDVRQGGAMIPDQDKPPVPQRDQLTEAAEHGKQPAVQPERLKSSMQDALNLNLPDVKDQITVDVTEAGVRIQIGYNEDDPLFAKGSPELTAKGRKAVQFIGSQLKDLPNKVEVEGHTDAVNYSGGKYTNWELSTQRASTARYALEQGGLPEDRLARVSGFAATQPLYPDNPTDPRNRRISILVRNYVPPQEGDGLAERIGAEKARAKEPNIAEEVNATIERMLSVEGRQPVAKPEEQTPSRPIITLKGVKQ; encoded by the coding sequence GTGGCCGAGAACAAGCCCATCATCGTCAAGAAGGTCAAGAAGGGCCACGGCGGCGCCCACGGCGGCGCGTGGAAGGTGGCCTACGCCGACTTCATGACCGCCATGATGGCCTTTTTTCTGCTCATGTGGCTTTTGTCCATGGTGGTGCCGGAGAAACGCGCCGGCGTGGAGCAGTATTTCAAGGAATTCAGTTTGTTCGACAAGCAGAGCAGCCTGGACGTGCGCCAGGGCGGGGCCATGATTCCCGACCAGGACAAGCCCCCGGTGCCCCAGCGCGACCAGCTTACCGAGGCCGCCGAGCACGGAAAACAGCCCGCCGTGCAGCCCGAGCGCCTCAAGTCCAGTATGCAGGATGCGCTGAACCTGAACCTGCCCGACGTGAAGGACCAGATCACGGTGGATGTCACCGAGGCCGGGGTGCGCATCCAGATCGGCTACAACGAGGACGATCCGCTGTTCGCCAAGGGCAGCCCGGAGCTGACCGCCAAGGGCCGTAAGGCCGTGCAGTTCATCGGCTCCCAGCTCAAGGACCTGCCCAACAAGGTGGAGGTGGAGGGCCACACCGACGCGGTGAACTATTCCGGCGGCAAGTACACCAACTGGGAGCTTTCCACCCAGCGCGCCAGCACCGCCCGCTACGCCCTGGAGCAGGGCGGCCTGCCGGAGGACCGTCTGGCCCGCGTGTCCGGCTTCGCCGCCACCCAGCCCCTGTATCCGGACAATCCCACCGATCCGCGCAACCGCCGCATCAGCATTCTGGTGCGCAACTACGTGCCGCCACAGGAGGGCGACGGCCTGGCCGAGCGCATCGGCGCGGAAAAGGCGCGCGCCAAGGAGCCCAACATCGCCGAGGAAGTGAACGCCACCATCGAGCGGATGCTCTCCGTGGAGGGCCGCCAGCCCGTTGCCAAGCCGGAGGAGCAAACGCCCTCCAGGCCGATCATCACCCTCAAAGGAGTGAAGCAATGA
- a CDS encoding PilZ domain-containing protein — protein MSPETACLALDPAVLLRAGAEAFIVLHKDALRERIDVRQTRVLDWEGDVLFLAQTDPPVPREASGAQAEVVALAPACGEELRPMGYVARVLDVRPDYPSAGLAVEAIAVSAPTPCDLFETSLRMHYRVPVEEDMGVGILLEGFETPQLLDFSAGGARVLVDASEQAYADLAVGKSIPFRLLFVGSGYAAGDAVVRSLRREDDRATCGLFFTNMEIRDIRYLERMVARVVSACRQREGDAGYV, from the coding sequence ATGAGCCCGGAGACCGCGTGCTTGGCCCTGGACCCTGCGGTCCTGCTGCGGGCCGGGGCGGAGGCGTTCATCGTCCTGCACAAGGACGCCCTGCGCGAACGCATCGACGTGCGCCAGACGCGCGTGCTGGACTGGGAGGGCGATGTGCTGTTTCTGGCCCAGACCGACCCGCCCGTGCCGCGCGAGGCCAGCGGGGCGCAAGCCGAGGTGGTGGCCCTGGCCCCTGCCTGCGGGGAGGAGCTCAGGCCCATGGGCTACGTGGCCCGCGTCCTGGATGTGCGGCCCGACTATCCGAGCGCCGGGCTGGCCGTGGAGGCCATTGCCGTGAGCGCGCCGACTCCGTGCGACCTGTTCGAAACGTCCCTGCGGATGCACTACCGTGTGCCCGTGGAGGAGGACATGGGCGTGGGCATTCTGCTGGAGGGGTTCGAGACCCCGCAGTTGCTGGATTTTTCCGCCGGGGGGGCCAGGGTGCTGGTGGACGCCTCGGAGCAGGCCTACGCCGATCTGGCCGTGGGCAAAAGCATTCCCTTCCGCCTGCTGTTCGTGGGCTCGGGCTACGCCGCGGGCGATGCGGTGGTGCGCAGCCTGCGGCGGGAGGACGACCGCGCCACCTGCGGGCTTTTCTTCACCAACATGGAGATCCGCGACATCCGCTATCTGGAGCGCATGGTGGCGCGGGTGGTCTCCGCCTGCCGCCAGCGCGAGGGCGACGCCGGGTACGTGTAG
- the trxC gene encoding thioredoxin TrxC, whose product MKHLVCPSCHAVNRADPARLGNAVCGKCARPLAGGVLHLDASLLDTLLSRDALPLLVDFWAPWCGPCRSMAPAFDEAARLLGPGVRLGKVDTEAHPALGARFQVRSIPSLILFRDGRELDRLMGARPAGDIVAWANQRLGLRG is encoded by the coding sequence ATGAAACACCTTGTCTGCCCTTCCTGCCATGCCGTGAACCGCGCCGACCCGGCCCGCCTGGGAAACGCCGTGTGCGGCAAGTGCGCCCGGCCCCTGGCCGGAGGCGTTCTGCATCTGGACGCCTCCCTTTTGGACACGCTGCTGTCCCGCGACGCTTTGCCCTTGCTGGTGGATTTCTGGGCGCCCTGGTGCGGTCCCTGCCGAAGCATGGCCCCGGCTTTTGACGAGGCGGCCAGACTGCTGGGTCCCGGCGTGCGCCTGGGCAAGGTGGACACCGAGGCGCATCCGGCGCTGGGCGCGCGTTTTCAGGTGCGCTCCATTCCCTCGCTGATTCTGTTTCGCGACGGCCGCGAGCTGGACCGCCTCATGGGCGCGCGGCCAGCGGGCGACATCGTGGCCTGGGCCAACCAGCGCCTGGGCCTGCGCGGCTGA
- a CDS encoding methyl-accepting chemotaxis protein produces MKLNIFVKVTGMVIGAVLVTSISLFLAAHYFAQKGFNAEAKDNIRLFQTVVEKSVHGRQDDVLKGTASLALNPALSQAMADGDIARLRAMLKQQLDIFHASTVFITDARGVILARGHSDKAGDSAADRYAVAQALKGQGSASIEQGKIVKYAILGANPVMRGGAVVGVVAMGFELSGEAYVDEVKALTGLEVTIFEGDTRISTTILKEGKRAVGTKMDNPVVLETVLKKGELFLSQNVILGKSYETAYWPLKDGSGAIRGMFFIGKDRQIIEATESDISWAIFLAGTIISLVMAGLGLLFARSLARPLQRTADFAEEVAAGRLDHQLDVRRDDEIGTLADTLRHMVERLRSMIAESEQKSIEAKQLAEEASQAKAVAEDALVQAAKAKREGLLHAANKLEQVVGVVSSASEDLSSRIEQSRRGADHQSQRVAETATAMEEMNATVLEVAQNAGRAAETSESARKEAARGAQVVAQAVGGISEVRQSSLALKEDMASLGKQADGIGQVLSVITDIADQTNLLALNAAIEAARAGDAGRGFAVVADEVRKLAEKTMTATKEVGNAIRGIQEGTRKSIHGVERSVEVIQRATELAEQSGQALQSIVGLVDASSDQVRSIATAAEQQSATSEEINRSVDDINRISNETAGAMSQAASAVSDMAHQAQTLKALTDQLRAEGQEA; encoded by the coding sequence ATGAAACTCAACATCTTTGTCAAAGTCACCGGAATGGTCATCGGTGCGGTGCTGGTCACAAGCATCAGCCTGTTTCTCGCCGCGCACTACTTCGCCCAAAAGGGATTCAACGCGGAAGCCAAAGACAACATCCGGCTTTTCCAAACCGTTGTAGAAAAAAGCGTGCACGGAAGGCAGGACGACGTTCTGAAGGGCACGGCCTCCCTGGCGCTGAACCCGGCACTGTCCCAGGCCATGGCCGACGGCGACATCGCGAGGCTGCGCGCCATGCTCAAACAGCAGCTGGACATCTTCCACGCCAGCACCGTCTTCATCACCGACGCGCGGGGCGTCATCCTGGCGCGCGGGCACTCGGACAAGGCCGGGGACAGCGCCGCGGACCGCTACGCCGTGGCCCAGGCCCTCAAGGGCCAGGGCAGCGCCTCCATCGAGCAGGGGAAAATCGTCAAATACGCCATCCTGGGCGCGAACCCGGTCATGCGGGGGGGCGCCGTGGTGGGCGTTGTGGCCATGGGCTTCGAGCTCTCGGGCGAGGCATACGTGGACGAGGTGAAGGCCCTCACCGGGCTTGAGGTCACCATCTTCGAAGGCGACACGCGCATCTCCACCACCATACTGAAGGAGGGCAAGCGCGCGGTGGGCACCAAGATGGACAACCCCGTTGTCCTTGAGACGGTGCTCAAAAAAGGCGAACTGTTCCTCTCCCAGAACGTCATCCTGGGCAAGTCGTACGAGACCGCATACTGGCCGCTGAAGGACGGCTCCGGGGCCATCCGCGGCATGTTCTTCATCGGCAAGGACCGGCAGATCATCGAGGCCACAGAGTCCGACATCTCCTGGGCCATCTTCCTGGCGGGCACGATCATCTCTCTGGTCATGGCCGGACTTGGGCTGCTGTTCGCGCGCTCCCTGGCCCGCCCCCTGCAACGCACGGCAGACTTCGCTGAAGAGGTCGCCGCCGGACGCCTGGACCACCAGCTCGACGTGCGCCGCGACGACGAGATCGGCACCCTTGCCGACACGCTGCGCCACATGGTGGAGCGCCTGCGCAGCATGATCGCGGAAAGCGAACAGAAGAGCATTGAGGCCAAGCAGCTTGCCGAGGAGGCCAGCCAAGCCAAGGCCGTGGCCGAGGACGCTCTTGTCCAGGCGGCGAAGGCCAAGCGCGAGGGCCTGCTGCATGCCGCGAACAAGCTGGAGCAGGTGGTGGGCGTGGTCTCCTCCGCCTCCGAGGATCTGTCCTCGCGCATCGAGCAGTCGCGGCGCGGGGCCGACCACCAGTCCCAGCGCGTGGCCGAGACCGCCACGGCCATGGAGGAGATGAACGCCACAGTCCTTGAAGTGGCCCAAAACGCCGGACGCGCCGCGGAAACCAGCGAGAGCGCCCGCAAGGAGGCCGCGCGCGGCGCCCAGGTGGTGGCCCAGGCCGTGGGCGGCATCAGCGAGGTGCGCCAAAGCAGCCTGGCCCTCAAGGAGGACATGGCTTCCCTGGGCAAGCAGGCCGACGGCATCGGCCAGGTGCTCTCGGTCATCACCGACATCGCGGACCAGACCAACCTGCTGGCGCTCAATGCCGCCATCGAGGCCGCGCGCGCGGGCGACGCCGGGCGCGGCTTCGCCGTGGTGGCCGACGAGGTGCGCAAGCTGGCCGAAAAGACCATGACCGCCACCAAGGAAGTGGGCAACGCCATACGCGGCATTCAGGAAGGCACGCGCAAGAGCATCCATGGGGTGGAGCGCTCGGTGGAAGTCATCCAGCGCGCCACGGAACTGGCCGAGCAGTCCGGCCAGGCCTTGCAGTCCATCGTGGGGCTGGTGGACGCCAGCTCCGACCAGGTGCGCTCCATCGCCACCGCGGCCGAGCAGCAATCCGCCACCAGCGAAGAGATCAACCGCAGCGTGGACGACATCAACCGCATCTCCAACGAGACTGCGGGGGCAATGAGCCAGGCGGCAAGCGCCGTGTCCGACATGGCGCACCAGGCGCAGACCCTCAAGGCCCTCACCGACCAGCTGCGGGCCGAGGGACAGGAGGCGTAG
- a CDS encoding pyridoxal phosphate-dependent aminotransferase — MRISDRLRKLKPSATLAVNAKAQELKAQGREVVSLAVGEPDFGTPDHVREAAKRAIDEGFTRYTPVPGIPDLRAAIAGYYGQFYGVCAKGENAIASCGGKQALYNLLMALLNPGDEVLIPAPYWVSYPAMVELADGVPVIVPTDPDSGFLVSVRDLESVCTPRTSVLLLNSPSNPTGGHYSQDALDEIARWARARGVFIISDEVYDRLVYEPAKPSTLSPMWQRHPESIAIVGALSKSFCMTGWRVGWTLAHPDLVKACAKIQGQSTSNVNSVAQKAAVAALTGPWTLVDEMKASFVRRRDLALEVIRSWPGVVCPKPDGAFYLFPVVEKYYTPDMPDSAALCTRLLEEAGVALVPGSAFGDDRCVRFSYAVADEVLVGALARVGKVLLGK, encoded by the coding sequence ATGCGCATCTCCGACAGACTCAGGAAACTCAAGCCCTCGGCGACCTTGGCCGTCAACGCCAAGGCGCAGGAGCTCAAGGCCCAGGGACGCGAGGTGGTGAGCCTCGCCGTGGGCGAGCCGGACTTCGGCACCCCGGACCATGTGCGCGAGGCCGCCAAGCGCGCCATAGACGAGGGCTTCACCCGCTACACGCCGGTGCCGGGCATTCCGGACCTGCGCGCGGCCATCGCCGGGTATTACGGCCAGTTCTACGGCGTGTGCGCCAAGGGCGAGAACGCCATCGCCTCCTGCGGGGGCAAGCAGGCCCTGTACAACCTGCTCATGGCCCTTCTGAACCCCGGCGACGAGGTGCTCATCCCCGCGCCCTATTGGGTGAGCTACCCGGCCATGGTGGAGCTGGCCGACGGCGTGCCCGTCATCGTGCCCACGGACCCGGACAGCGGCTTTCTGGTCAGCGTGCGCGACCTGGAGTCCGTGTGCACCCCGCGCACCTCGGTGCTTCTCCTCAACTCGCCCTCCAACCCCACCGGCGGCCACTATTCCCAGGACGCCCTGGACGAAATCGCCCGTTGGGCGCGCGCCCGCGGCGTGTTCATCATTTCCGACGAAGTCTACGACCGCCTGGTGTACGAGCCGGCAAAGCCCAGCACCCTTTCGCCCATGTGGCAGCGCCACCCGGAGAGCATCGCCATCGTGGGCGCGCTGTCCAAGAGCTTCTGCATGACCGGTTGGCGCGTGGGCTGGACCCTGGCGCACCCCGACCTGGTGAAGGCCTGCGCCAAGATTCAGGGGCAGAGCACCTCCAACGTCAACAGCGTGGCCCAGAAGGCGGCCGTGGCCGCGCTTACCGGCCCCTGGACCCTGGTGGACGAGATGAAGGCCTCTTTTGTGCGGCGGCGCGACCTGGCCCTTGAGGTCATCCGCTCCTGGCCGGGGGTGGTGTGCCCCAAGCCCGACGGCGCCTTCTACCTGTTCCCCGTGGTGGAGAAGTACTACACCCCGGACATGCCCGATTCCGCCGCCCTGTGCACACGCCTGCTGGAAGAGGCGGGCGTGGCGCTGGTTCCGGGCAGCGCCTTCGGCGACGACCGCTGCGTGCGGTTTTCCTACGCCGTGGCCGACGAGGTGCTTGTCGGCGCGCTGGCCAGGGTGGGCAAGGTGCTGCTGGGCAAGTAG
- a CDS encoding glucose-6-phosphate isomerase, with protein MTAARKDVLDWTNARWDRLPTAPALRDRAGEMAQKLAAEVAGGRLPFLSMPFLPELTQSLAELEAGFLGRFRHMLLLGIGGSALGARALQKAFAPSQDLPGHAGKSLWILDNVDAASLEAHLSRLPAAETLVYVVSKSGDTIETIGQYFLVKQWLKNELPDAWKDHLLLNTDAQKGYLRQEAAQFGIRTLPVPDNLGGRYSALSAVGLVPAAFLGMDWRGLVQGFQSVAAPLAHAGLSAGGLAAQPSFEFAVWAKALMDAGYSELITFFYIPAWSSFADWFAQLWAESLGKDGQGSQPVPAVGVTDQHSVNQMFLDGPRNKACLFVERAAGPAGPTFPADLPEIFDYLRGKRFGELLPAEALGTRMALCANEVPLVALRLTADDAFGAGRMMALLGAATLLTGWLMGVNPVDQPAVELGKRLAKARLGADGLAAEKSDLAAYTGCCRDEREF; from the coding sequence ATGACCGCAGCTCGCAAGGACGTTCTGGACTGGACCAACGCCCGCTGGGACCGCTTGCCCACGGCCCCGGCCCTGCGCGACCGCGCGGGGGAAATGGCGCAGAAGCTCGCGGCCGAGGTGGCCGGGGGGCGGCTGCCCTTCCTGTCCATGCCCTTCCTGCCGGAGCTCACGCAGTCCCTGGCGGAACTGGAGGCTGGGTTCCTGGGCCGCTTCCGGCACATGCTGCTTCTGGGCATCGGCGGTTCGGCCCTGGGGGCCCGCGCTCTGCAAAAAGCCTTCGCGCCCTCCCAGGACCTGCCCGGGCACGCGGGCAAAAGCCTGTGGATTCTGGACAACGTGGACGCGGCGAGCCTTGAGGCGCACCTTTCGCGTCTGCCCGCCGCGGAGACCCTGGTCTACGTGGTCAGCAAGTCCGGCGACACCATCGAGACCATCGGCCAGTATTTCCTGGTCAAGCAGTGGCTCAAAAACGAGCTGCCCGATGCCTGGAAGGACCATCTTCTGCTCAACACCGATGCGCAGAAAGGGTACCTCCGCCAGGAGGCCGCGCAGTTCGGCATCCGCACCCTGCCCGTGCCCGACAACCTGGGCGGCCGCTATTCCGCCTTGAGCGCCGTGGGACTGGTCCCGGCCGCCTTTCTGGGCATGGACTGGCGCGGTCTTGTGCAGGGCTTCCAGTCCGTGGCCGCGCCCCTGGCCCATGCCGGGCTTTCCGCGGGCGGGCTTGCCGCACAGCCGTCCTTTGAATTCGCGGTGTGGGCCAAGGCCCTCATGGACGCGGGCTACTCCGAGCTCATCACCTTCTTCTACATTCCGGCCTGGTCCTCCTTCGCCGACTGGTTCGCCCAGCTTTGGGCCGAGAGCCTGGGCAAGGACGGCCAGGGAAGCCAGCCCGTCCCGGCCGTGGGCGTCACCGACCAGCACAGCGTGAACCAGATGTTCCTGGACGGCCCGCGCAACAAGGCCTGCCTGTTCGTGGAGCGCGCCGCCGGACCTGCCGGGCCGACCTTCCCGGCGGACCTGCCGGAGATCTTCGACTACCTGCGCGGCAAGCGCTTTGGCGAGCTGCTGCCCGCCGAGGCCCTGGGCACGCGCATGGCCCTGTGCGCCAACGAGGTCCCCCTTGTGGCCCTGCGCCTGACGGCAGACGACGCCTTTGGCGCGGGCCGGATGATGGCGCTTCTGGGCGCGGCAACGCTTTTGACCGGCTGGCTCATGGGCGTGAACCCCGTGGACCAGCCCGCCGTGGAACTGGGCAAGCGTTTGGCCAAGGCGCGCCTGGGCGCGGACGGCCTGGCGGCCGAGAAGTCCGACCTTGCCGCCTATACCGGCTGCTGCCGCGACGAGCGGGAGTTCTAA
- a CDS encoding sensor histidine kinase produces MSISSMLGAHKPLQFVKVLTWTFLILILGTNLMLSVFLSKRAERVLLEKQKEFGLLLAENLSHQIFTRFTLPTIIGYGQISLRVPEQFTRLDQVVRSTIHSFHVREVRIYDPDLRVTYCTDPNLVLRTGLAGEGVKRALTHEEPSFELFSRESGFSAMFKLELKPGSVVMRGFTPLRMERSFGPGAKNPIMGILEFSQDITDDYMAVVNFERLVYSSSIVTSLVLFWLIISILRRVDKISAERQAEKEKLVAELHQQEKLAGMGRMVSGVAHEIRNPLGIIQSSAELVLKKAKADNHPHTRIIEAIYDESRRLSRTVNEFLDYARPRQPRKDEVDLCRILEQACVFLERECEDKGIRMAHSCPEGTLVLGDRDLLYRAVYNVLGNAMQAMPEGGAIEVDVLASPAADGDDARPTLTLRVRDSGPGFDEKNLDKFKDPFFSTKDTGTGLGLAIVTSIVESHGGQVTLKNHPEGGAVVELTLPCPDKGETAPAPVRQDAQ; encoded by the coding sequence TTGAGCATCTCCTCCATGCTGGGGGCGCACAAGCCCCTGCAGTTCGTCAAGGTTCTCACCTGGACCTTCCTGATCCTCATCCTGGGCACCAACCTGATGCTCTCGGTGTTTCTTTCCAAACGCGCGGAGCGCGTGCTTTTGGAGAAGCAGAAGGAATTCGGGCTGCTTTTGGCCGAGAACCTCTCGCACCAGATATTCACCCGCTTCACCCTGCCCACCATCATCGGCTATGGGCAGATAAGCCTGCGCGTGCCGGAGCAGTTCACCCGGCTGGACCAGGTGGTGCGCAGCACCATCCACAGCTTCCACGTGCGCGAGGTGCGCATTTATGACCCCGACCTGCGCGTGACCTACTGCACCGATCCCAATTTGGTGCTGCGCACGGGCCTGGCCGGGGAGGGGGTCAAACGCGCCCTGACCCACGAGGAGCCGAGCTTCGAGCTGTTCAGCAGGGAGTCGGGCTTCTCCGCCATGTTCAAGCTGGAGCTCAAGCCCGGCAGCGTGGTCATGCGCGGCTTCACCCCCCTGCGCATGGAGCGCAGCTTCGGCCCCGGCGCAAAGAATCCCATCATGGGCATCCTGGAGTTCAGCCAGGACATCACCGACGACTACATGGCCGTGGTGAATTTCGAACGCCTGGTGTATTCCTCCTCCATCGTCACCAGCCTGGTGCTCTTCTGGCTCATCATCAGCATTCTGCGCCGGGTGGACAAGATAAGCGCGGAGCGCCAGGCCGAGAAGGAGAAGCTGGTGGCCGAGCTGCACCAGCAGGAAAAGCTGGCCGGCATGGGCCGCATGGTCTCCGGCGTGGCCCACGAGATCAGAAACCCGCTGGGCATCATCCAGTCCAGCGCAGAGCTGGTGCTCAAAAAGGCCAAGGCCGACAACCATCCCCACACGCGCATCATCGAGGCCATCTACGACGAGAGCAGGCGGCTTTCACGCACGGTGAACGAATTTTTGGACTATGCGCGGCCCCGGCAGCCCCGCAAGGACGAGGTGGACCTGTGCCGCATTCTGGAGCAGGCCTGCGTGTTTCTGGAGCGCGAGTGCGAGGACAAGGGCATCCGCATGGCGCACAGCTGCCCGGAGGGCACGCTGGTTTTGGGCGACCGCGACCTGTTGTACCGCGCGGTGTACAACGTGCTGGGCAACGCCATGCAGGCCATGCCCGAAGGGGGCGCAATCGAGGTGGACGTGCTTGCCAGCCCGGCCGCCGATGGCGACGACGCCCGGCCCACGCTCACCCTGCGCGTGCGCGACTCCGGCCCCGGTTTTGACGAGAAGAATCTGGACAAGTTCAAAGACCCCTTCTTCAGCACCAAGGACACGGGCACGGGCCTGGGGCTGGCCATCGTCACCAGCATCGTGGAGAGCCACGGCGGCCAGGTGACCCTGAAGAACCACCCCGAGGGCGGCGCAGTGGTGGAGTTGACCCTGCCCTGCCCGGACAAGGGGGAGACCGCCCCCGCACCAGTGCGGCAGGACGCTCAATAG
- a CDS encoding sigma-54-dependent transcriptional regulator: MSGNILIMDDEQNYLLVLDAILTDAGYKVTALSDPEMGLAFLEESEVDVVVTDMKMPKLTGKDVLDRVKKSYPYIPVLIMTAFGSIEAAVEAMRTGAFDYITKPFSNEELLLSLSKAMQYARAQQENRQLRRQIQERFGADNIVGRDKSMRHVLDMVHRAAPSRSTVLVTGESGTGKELIAKAIHNESPRKDGPFVSVNCMALNPGVLESELFGHEKGSFTGAVSRRRGRFELADKGTLFLDEIGELSHDMQVKLLRVLQERRFERVGGTEAVEVDIRIVAATNRDLQKAVADGLFREDLFYRLNVVSIQLPPLRERREDIPFLAAHFLDKFAKENGREMKGFSPSAMDYLSAYEWPGNVRQLENVIERCVVLAGGETIDADDLPPEIKDEDAQFKSAVDLLPTKLDLSETLEKIEAAVIRRALVKADFVQVKAAELLNISKSLLQYKLKKYTISAK; the protein is encoded by the coding sequence ATGTCAGGCAACATTCTCATCATGGACGACGAGCAGAACTACCTGCTCGTGCTGGACGCCATCCTTACCGACGCGGGCTACAAGGTCACCGCCCTTTCCGACCCGGAGATGGGCCTGGCCTTCCTGGAAGAGTCCGAAGTGGACGTGGTGGTCACGGACATGAAGATGCCCAAGCTCACCGGCAAGGACGTGCTGGACCGGGTCAAGAAGAGCTATCCGTACATCCCCGTGCTCATCATGACCGCCTTCGGCTCCATCGAGGCCGCGGTGGAGGCCATGCGCACCGGGGCCTTCGACTACATCACCAAGCCCTTCTCCAACGAGGAGCTGCTGCTTTCGCTTTCCAAGGCCATGCAGTACGCGAGAGCCCAGCAGGAGAACAGGCAGCTCAGGCGGCAGATACAGGAGCGTTTCGGCGCGGACAACATCGTGGGCCGCGACAAGAGTATGCGCCACGTGCTGGACATGGTGCACCGCGCCGCGCCCAGCCGCAGCACCGTGCTCGTCACCGGCGAGTCCGGCACCGGCAAGGAGCTCATCGCCAAGGCCATCCACAACGAATCCCCGCGCAAGGACGGGCCCTTCGTCTCGGTCAACTGCATGGCGCTCAATCCCGGCGTGCTGGAGTCGGAGCTCTTCGGCCACGAGAAGGGCAGCTTCACGGGCGCGGTGTCGCGTCGCCGCGGCCGCTTCGAGCTGGCGGACAAGGGCACGCTGTTTCTGGACGAGATCGGCGAGCTCTCGCACGACATGCAGGTGAAGCTCCTGCGCGTTTTGCAGGAACGTCGTTTCGAGCGCGTGGGCGGCACCGAAGCCGTGGAGGTGGATATCCGCATCGTGGCGGCCACCAACCGGGATTTGCAAAAAGCCGTGGCCGATGGACTGTTCCGCGAGGACCTGTTCTACCGGCTCAACGTGGTGAGCATCCAGCTGCCGCCCCTGCGCGAGCGTCGGGAGGACATCCCGTTTCTGGCCGCGCACTTCCTGGACAAGTTCGCCAAGGAGAACGGGCGCGAGATGAAGGGCTTCAGCCCCTCGGCTATGGACTACCTCTCGGCCTACGAATGGCCGGGCAACGTGCGCCAGTTGGAGAACGTCATCGAGCGCTGCGTGGTGCTGGCCGGGGGCGAGACCATCGACGCCGACGACCTGCCGCCGGAGATCAAGGACGAGGACGCGCAGTTCAAGAGCGCGGTGGACCTGCTGCCCACCAAGCTCGACCTCTCCGAGACCCTGGAGAAGATCGAGGCGGCCGTCATCCGCCGGGCGCTGGTCAAGGCCGACTTCGTGCAGGTCAAGGCCGCGGAGCTGCTGAACATCTCCAAGAGCTTGCTCCAGTACAAGCTGAAAAAGTACACCATCTCGGCGAAGTAG
- a CDS encoding NYN domain-containing protein, with protein MRRLAVFVDAGYFWAQTIQAVFGRKADRSQVCMDYPSLRVLLLETAEREFADASLLRIYWYDGPGDNGKASEHSQIESLDDFKLRMGTRNRLGKQKAVDGLIIADLIGLAQNKAITEALIVSGDADLTPGVVAAQGLGLRVHLLSLGNGEATSPYLKAEVDRKCRWNEWDIYSYAAAFMSSPAPAVRGATRRANMAGRETQAQLAPHSPVAGHVVAAQSAPDAALSAQAQPSQDSLPCLDESTPHADGLRIIAVSCHEQLSEEEREEAKTGRGLPPEIDRKLLYLARRHFGARVGDADRRELRRQLKELLSADSLLVGVQ; from the coding sequence ATGCGCCGATTGGCGGTCTTTGTTGATGCGGGCTACTTCTGGGCGCAGACCATCCAGGCCGTGTTTGGCAGGAAAGCCGATCGCAGCCAGGTGTGCATGGACTATCCTTCCTTGCGTGTCCTGCTGCTTGAGACCGCCGAGCGGGAATTTGCGGATGCAAGTTTGTTGCGTATATACTGGTACGATGGCCCCGGCGACAATGGCAAGGCCAGTGAGCACAGCCAGATTGAGTCGCTGGATGACTTCAAGTTGCGCATGGGCACCCGCAACAGGCTGGGAAAACAAAAGGCTGTTGATGGCTTGATCATCGCCGATCTGATCGGGCTTGCGCAGAACAAGGCCATTACGGAAGCGCTTATCGTGTCTGGAGATGCCGATTTGACTCCGGGAGTTGTGGCGGCACAAGGACTGGGATTACGTGTGCATCTGCTCTCCCTGGGCAATGGAGAGGCGACTTCTCCGTATCTCAAAGCCGAAGTTGACCGGAAGTGCCGGTGGAACGAGTGGGATATATACAGCTATGCTGCCGCCTTTATGTCTTCCCCTGCGCCAGCCGTCCGGGGTGCCACGAGAAGGGCGAACATGGCGGGGCGGGAGACGCAAGCGCAGTTGGCTCCGCATTCGCCTGTGGCGGGGCATGTGGTCGCCGCACAGTCTGCTCCTGACGCCGCACTGTCGGCGCAAGCCCAGCCCTCTCAAGATTCTTTGCCATGCCTGGACGAATCGACGCCACACGCGGATGGTTTGCGCATCATCGCCGTTTCCTGTCATGAGCAATTATCCGAGGAAGAGCGGGAAGAGGCCAAGACAGGCAGAGGGCTGCCCCCTGAGATTGACCGCAAGCTGCTCTATCTCGCGCGCAGGCACTTCGGTGCGCGTGTTGGCGATGCGGATCGCCGGGAGTTGCGGCGGCAGTTGAAAGAATTGTTGAGCGCCGACTCGTTACTTGTTGGCGTCCAGTAG